The nucleotide sequence CGGCCAGCCGTGGCGTGGGACTGTAAGTGGCTGCCAGCAGCAACTGCGCCGTGGCCGGCGCACCGCGCAAACGCGTTCCAGACACTTCCGCCGTGGCACCCCAGCGCGCGCTGACTGGCGTGGAAAAGGAGGCCGCCCAGCCCGTTTGCACCCTGCCCGTCGCCGGGTCGGACGCGCCCAGGCGCGTGGCGTTCAGGTTGACGTCCATGTGCACGGCGCCCAAGTCGCGGCTGACAATGCCGTTCAGCGACACGTCGCTCTTGCCGCTGCCGATGGCGTCCTTGGCCGTCGCTAACTTCCAGCCCAGTTCCAGGCCCAGCGCCGTTGCGCTGTCGAGCTCAAAGGCGCGCTTGAGCACGACGGTCGTGTCGCCCAAGCCCGTCTCGCGCCGGCCCGTTTCATCGCGCGCACGCACGATCCCCTCGCCTTCGAGCAGCACGCCCCATTCGGGCGTGAACGCCAGCTTGAAGGTGTATGGCAGGCTGGCGCGGCGCGTATCGTCCGTTTTCGACAACAGGCCACCGGCCTCGAATTCCAGCTGGCCCGGCACGGGCAGCTGGGCGGGGCTGGCCACGGAAGGCCGGTAAGGCAGGACAGGATCACCGTCCTGCGCCAGCGCCAGGGCCGGCAAGGACAGCAGGGAGAAACACAGCAACGGCAAGCGGAGAGAAGACATGGAAGACCCGGAAGTGGCAAATGCGCAAAAGCGACAGCCTACCACCAAGCCCAGGCGTGCGTGTTGCGCCCGGTACTGCCGCGGTCAAGCCAGGCGCCGCACTCCCTGCCTGGCGGCGGGCGCTGGCCGGCGCAGCGGCGTGACGTTGCTGGCCGGGGCCGCGGCCAGCTGTTGCGCCTGGGCATGCAGGCGGAACACGCCCACCAGTTCCGTCAAGGTCTGCGCCTGGTCTTGCAGCGATTCGGCGGCGGCGGCAGCCTCTTCCACCAGGGCCGCATTCTGCTGTGTCACCTGGTCCATCTGCAGCACGGCCTGGTTGACTTGCTCGATGCCGGCGCTCTGTTCGGCGCTGGCGGCCGTGATTTCCTGCATGATATCGGCCACCTGGCGCACGCTGGCGACGACTTCATCCATCGTCTTGCCCGCGTCATGCACGAGCCTGGAACCGATTTCCACCTGCTCGACGGAGTCGCCGATCAGGGTCTTGATTTCCTTGGCGGCCTGGCTGGACCTTTGTGCCAGGTTGCGCACTTCGGACGCCACGACGGCGAAACCGCGCCCCTCCTCGCCCGCCCTGGCCGCTTCCACTGCCGCGTTCAAGGCGAGGATATTGGTCTGGAAGGCAATGCTGTCGATGACGCTGATAATGTCGACGATCTTGCGCGAAGAGGCATTGATCGATTCCATCGTCTGCACCACCTGCCCCACCACGGCGCCGCCCTTGCCGGCCACGTCGGACGCGGCGCCGGCCAGCGCATTAGCCTGGCGCGCATTGTCCGCGTTCTGGCGCACGGCCGAGGTCAGCTGCTCCATCGAGGACGCCGTTTCTTCCAGCGAACTGGCCTGCTCTTCCGTCCGGGATGACAGGTCGAGGTTGCCCTGGGCAATTTCACTGGAGGCCGTATGGATGGTGTCCGTACCCGAACGCACCTGGCTGACGATGCCCACCAGCTTGTCGCGCATGGTTTTCATGGCGAACAGCAGGCTGGCGTTGTCATGGCTGACCGTGCGGATATCCACGGTCAGGTCGCCCTCGGCGATGGCGCCCGCGATCTTGACGGCATACGCCGGCTCGCCGCCCAGCTGGCGCGTCAGTCCGCGCGTGATCAGCGCGCCCAGCGCCAGACCGGCCGCCATACTGCCCAGCACCAGTGCGAGCATGAAGCTGCGGCTGGCCTGATACACGCCCGACGCCTGCGCCGCTGCGGCCTTGGCGCGCTCTTCTTTCTGCAGCGAGAGTTTATCCAGCATGCCGTCGAGCTCGTCCGCATGCTGGCGCGTCTTGTTGAGCAGTTCAAGCAGTTGCGCGCTGCGCTGGGACAGCGGCTCGGCTGCAGCCAGCGCCAGCGCCTGTTGCATGGTGGCGATATATTCCGCTTCGACGGCGGAAAAACGGGCAAACAGCTCCTTGGCGGCCGGCGTGACGAACAGCGGTTCCGCCTTGGCAAGGTAGCTTTTGTTTAATTCGAGGAATTTTTCGATGTCGGCCTGGCGCATGGCGCGCTCCTCGGCGGTAGTGGCCAGCAAGAAATTACTACGGGCGCGGCCCACTTTGATCAGGGCGATGTTGGCTTCCTTGATGTGCGACAAGCCCAGCAATTCGCTGTTGTACATCTGCCCCGCCATGGTATCGATCTTGCCCATATTGAAGATGCCGATACCGGCCACGACGGCCCCCATCAGCGCAACACAAAAAAATGCCGCCAGCAAGCGCGTTCCCACCTTCATCCGGTTCAACATGTTTTCTCCCATAGACTGGCCGATACTCGATGCAACTGGAGCTTACTGGCTTGAATATAAAGAAAAAACACAGAAAAAAATGCTCGGATTGTCACCAAATAATAATTCCTTGATATGCAACAACATGCAAAACGGCTTGCCATGCTAGGCAAGCCGTTCGACCTGACACCGGTCATGCGGGAGACTAATGCCCGCTGTGGCCGGCCGGCTTGCGCACCGTCATCTCGACGCCGCCCTTCACGGCCGGTTTGCCGGCGCCCTGGCCGCGCACCGGCTCCGGCAACGCGCCCGTCCATTCATAGGCCACGCTGCCGGCCGGGTGCTTGTACCAGCCCGGGTCGCGGTAGTCGCCCGGCTTCTGGTCCTTGCGCACCTTCACCGTGGTAAACATGCCGCCCATGCCGATGGCGCCGAAGGGGCCGTCGCCGGCCATCATCGGCAAGGTATTGTCGGGAATCGGCATCTGCATCTCGCCCATGTCGGCCATGCCGCGCTCGCCCATCACCATGTAGCCGGGCACAAGCTGGTTGATCTTCGCCGCCACGCCCTGGTGGTCGACGCCGATCATGGTGGGCACGTCATGCCCCATGGCATTCATCGTGTGGTGCGACTTGTGGCAGTGGAAGGCCCAGTCGCCCAGGTCCGTGGCCATGAATTCCACGGCCCGCATCTGGCCCACGGCCACGTCCGTCGTCACTTCGGGCCAGCGCGATTCGGGGCGCGTCCAGCCGCCATCGGTGCCCGTCACCTCGAATTCATGGCCATGCATGTGAATCGGGTGGTTGGTCATGGTCAGATTGCCCACGCGCACGCGGACCTTGTCGCCCTGGCGCACCACCATGGGATCGATGCCTGGGAAGACGCGGCTATTAAACGTGAACAAATTGAAATCCGTCATGGTCATGATCTTCGGCGTGTAGCTGCCGGGATCGATGTCGTAATTACTGAGCAAGAAGACGAAATCGCGGTCCACCTTCATGAAG is from Janthinobacterium sp. 61 and encodes:
- a CDS encoding transporter; the protein is MSSLRLPLLCFSLLSLPALALAQDGDPVLPYRPSVASPAQLPVPGQLEFEAGGLLSKTDDTRRASLPYTFKLAFTPEWGVLLEGEGIVRARDETGRRETGLGDTTVVLKRAFELDSATALGLELGWKLATAKDAIGSGKSDVSLNGIVSRDLGAVHMDVNLNATRLGASDPATGRVQTGWAASFSTPVSARWGATAEVSGTRLRGAPATAQLLLAATYSPTPRLAVDIGMARGLTASSPDWSLFSGLVVPLGKLW
- a CDS encoding methyl-accepting chemotaxis protein, with the translated sequence MLNRMKVGTRLLAAFFCVALMGAVVAGIGIFNMGKIDTMAGQMYNSELLGLSHIKEANIALIKVGRARSNFLLATTAEERAMRQADIEKFLELNKSYLAKAEPLFVTPAAKELFARFSAVEAEYIATMQQALALAAAEPLSQRSAQLLELLNKTRQHADELDGMLDKLSLQKEERAKAAAAQASGVYQASRSFMLALVLGSMAAGLALGALITRGLTRQLGGEPAYAVKIAGAIAEGDLTVDIRTVSHDNASLLFAMKTMRDKLVGIVSQVRSGTDTIHTASSEIAQGNLDLSSRTEEQASSLEETASSMEQLTSAVRQNADNARQANALAGAASDVAGKGGAVVGQVVQTMESINASSRKIVDIISVIDSIAFQTNILALNAAVEAARAGEEGRGFAVVASEVRNLAQRSSQAAKEIKTLIGDSVEQVEIGSRLVHDAGKTMDEVVASVRQVADIMQEITAASAEQSAGIEQVNQAVLQMDQVTQQNAALVEEAAAAAESLQDQAQTLTELVGVFRLHAQAQQLAAAPASNVTPLRRPAPAARQGVRRLA
- a CDS encoding multicopper oxidase family protein, which gives rise to MITRRNFFMNAGAVALSAAAVSRVGAASLPEAVSMAGADTKAPPPPPNGRPYHPVVTLNGWSLPWRMNNNVKEFHLVAEPVVRELAPGMQANLWGYNGQSPGPTIEVVEGDRVRIFVTNKLPEHTSVHWHGQRLPNGMDGVTGLTQPGIPPGKTFVYEFVAKRPGTFMYHPHADEMTQMAMGMMGFWVTHPKDPNFMKVDRDFVFLLSNYDIDPGSYTPKIMTMTDFNLFTFNSRVFPGIDPMVVRQGDKVRVRVGNLTMTNHPIHMHGHEFEVTGTDGGWTRPESRWPEVTTDVAVGQMRAVEFMATDLGDWAFHCHKSHHTMNAMGHDVPTMIGVDHQGVAAKINQLVPGYMVMGERGMADMGEMQMPIPDNTLPMMAGDGPFGAIGMGGMFTTVKVRKDQKPGDYRDPGWYKHPAGSVAYEWTGALPEPVRGQGAGKPAVKGGVEMTVRKPAGHSGH